One part of the Deltaproteobacteria bacterium genome encodes these proteins:
- a CDS encoding TAXI family TRAP transporter solute-binding subunit: MSVNKRWAGFVALYIIDLLVLPLALSIASANAKIDCGPVVNKGNDLARSVAIGTSPAGTGAFSLGSGLAAVASKATPIIAKVQPYAGPNTFVPLLESGELEFGIINILDAHMAMTGTGTYKKAYPSLRVLTGGVFPFTGGIMVRDKSDIKQVSDLKGKKLAWDFGGHAVIQALFNAALETGGVKPSDITQVRMSTSNDGIRGVAEGKVDATYASLGTGTNEEANAMEPVRFLNIPNTEANNKILSKLGSSVVKADPATGIRGETYIVGYPLHLLTSTKVNERTVQAVLKAWWDNYAELQTIHPLFKQFTKDVQAISNFTIPYHPGSVKFYKDAGVWTAKHDARTKEICG; encoded by the coding sequence ATGAGTGTCAATAAACGTTGGGCGGGTTTCGTTGCCCTATACATTATTGATTTGTTGGTGCTGCCTCTGGCTTTGTCGATCGCTTCGGCTAACGCCAAGATCGACTGCGGGCCGGTGGTGAACAAGGGCAACGATCTCGCCCGCAGCGTCGCGATCGGTACCAGTCCGGCCGGTACTGGGGCATTTTCCTTAGGCTCTGGATTGGCCGCGGTGGCGAGCAAGGCAACGCCGATCATCGCCAAGGTTCAGCCCTACGCCGGCCCCAACACCTTTGTCCCGCTGCTCGAAAGCGGCGAGCTGGAGTTTGGTATCATCAATATTCTCGACGCTCACATGGCCATGACCGGCACGGGCACTTATAAGAAAGCTTATCCCAGTCTGCGCGTGCTCACCGGCGGCGTGTTTCCGTTTACCGGCGGCATCATGGTGCGCGATAAGTCCGATATCAAGCAGGTCAGCGATCTCAAGGGTAAAAAGCTGGCCTGGGACTTTGGCGGCCACGCGGTGATCCAGGCGTTGTTTAACGCGGCCCTGGAAACCGGCGGCGTGAAACCGTCCGACATCACCCAGGTGCGGATGTCCACATCCAACGACGGCATCCGCGGCGTCGCCGAGGGCAAAGTCGATGCCACTTACGCTTCCCTCGGCACCGGCACCAACGAAGAGGCCAATGCCATGGAGCCGGTGCGCTTTCTCAACATTCCCAATACCGAGGCGAACAACAAGATTCTTAGCAAACTCGGCAGCTCGGTGGTTAAAGCCGATCCGGCCACCGGCATTCGCGGCGAGACTTATATCGTCGGCTATCCGCTCCATCTGCTGACTTCGACCAAGGTCAATGAACGCACGGTACAGGCGGTGCTCAAAGCCTGGTGGGACAACTACGCTGAGCTACAGACGATCCATCCGCTGTTCAAGCAGTTCACCAAGGATGTTCAGGCGATTAGCAATTTCACCATCCCGTACCACCCTGGTTCGGTGAAGTTCTACAAGGACGCTGGGGTGTGGACCGCCAAGCATGACGCACGAACAAAAGAGATTTGTGGATGA